A single Tenacibaculum sp. 190524A02b DNA region contains:
- a CDS encoding response regulator, translating into MSDKIKILFVDDHQLIIEGILSYLKDIDGLDITSTNSCDEAFHMVKSHLHTEPFHILFTDLSFDNATDNNTIDGGENLIKAIQKEKLPIKVGVITGHSETNRVYNVVRNLNPLAYILKGKCNTNELNFAIQKMLNDETYYTHEIHEKLMKRAMIEIQMDDVAVQILKELPRHTKISNMEGVITKPDGNLVKIRAIESKLAKLRTDLNANNNTDLVLKAKELGILD; encoded by the coding sequence ATGTCTGATAAAATAAAAATACTTTTTGTTGATGATCATCAACTAATTATTGAGGGAATACTTTCATATCTTAAAGATATTGATGGACTTGACATAACCAGTACCAATTCTTGTGATGAGGCTTTTCATATGGTAAAATCACATCTGCATACAGAACCTTTTCATATACTTTTTACCGATTTAAGTTTTGATAATGCTACGGATAATAATACTATTGATGGTGGAGAAAACTTGATTAAAGCTATTCAAAAAGAAAAATTACCCATAAAAGTGGGAGTAATTACTGGACATTCAGAAACCAATAGAGTATATAATGTAGTACGTAACCTAAACCCGTTAGCTTATATTTTAAAAGGAAAGTGTAATACAAACGAGTTGAACTTTGCCATTCAAAAAATGTTGAATGATGAAACGTATTACACGCATGAAATTCATGAAAAATTAATGAAACGTGCTATGATTGAAATTCAAATGGATGATGTAGCCGTTCAAATTTTAAAGGAATTACCAAGGCATACTAAAATCTCAAATATGGAAGGTGTAATTACAAAGCCTGATGGGAATTTAGTTAAAATTAGAGCTATTGAAAGTAAGTTAGCAAAATTACGTACAGATTTAAATGCCAATAACAATACTGATTTAGTGTTGAAGGCTAAGGAGTTAGGTATTTTGGATTAA
- the glpK gene encoding glycerol kinase GlpK — MPKKYIIALDQGTTSSRTVIINEKGEIVAMEQLEFTQIFPESGWVEHEAEEILETQLTTLKKVLEKSKIEANEIAGIGITNQRETTVVWNKKTGKPIYNAIVWQDKRTAAICEDLKNNGFDNYVRETTGLVIDSYFSATKIHWILKNVKGAKEEAEKDNLLFGTIDTWLLWNLTDGKVHATDYSNASRTMLYDIKKLSWDAKLLKALDIPLALLPEVKPSSYHFGNFELNGVSIPISGIAGDQQAALFGQACFQKGEAKNTYGTGCFMLLNTGENIEYSENGLLTTIAWGIDNKVYYALEGSVFVAGSAIQWLRDGLKIIKNAKESEQFAKKVEGENPVYVVPAFAGLGAPYWDMYARGAVFGLTRDTGKEHLIKATLESLAYQTKDVLMVMEKDSKIALTSLKVDGGACVNNLLMQFQSNILNVSVERPEVIETTVMGAAYLAGICVGLWKKEDIIERRRIDKQFSPDFSEEKRERLYKKWQKAVERTKDWID; from the coding sequence ATGCCGAAAAAGTACATTATAGCTTTAGATCAAGGAACTACGAGTTCAAGAACTGTAATTATTAATGAGAAAGGAGAAATTGTAGCTATGGAACAACTAGAGTTTACACAAATATTTCCCGAATCTGGTTGGGTGGAACATGAGGCAGAAGAAATTTTAGAAACACAATTAACTACTTTAAAAAAAGTACTAGAAAAATCAAAAATAGAAGCTAATGAGATTGCGGGTATTGGTATAACCAACCAAAGAGAAACTACGGTAGTTTGGAATAAAAAAACAGGAAAACCAATATATAATGCTATTGTTTGGCAAGATAAGAGAACAGCAGCTATTTGTGAAGATTTAAAAAATAATGGATTTGATAATTATGTTAGGGAAACAACAGGGTTGGTGATTGATAGTTATTTTTCTGCAACAAAAATTCATTGGATTCTAAAAAATGTAAAAGGAGCAAAGGAGGAAGCAGAAAAAGATAATTTACTATTTGGTACCATTGATACTTGGTTGTTATGGAATTTAACAGATGGTAAAGTGCATGCAACGGATTATAGTAATGCATCAAGAACAATGCTGTATGATATTAAAAAATTATCTTGGGATGCTAAACTTCTCAAGGCGTTGGATATTCCTTTAGCATTGTTGCCTGAGGTGAAACCTTCTTCGTATCATTTTGGAAATTTTGAATTAAATGGAGTTTCTATTCCTATATCAGGTATAGCAGGAGACCAACAAGCGGCATTATTTGGTCAGGCATGTTTTCAAAAAGGAGAAGCTAAAAACACATATGGTACAGGGTGTTTTATGTTATTAAATACAGGAGAAAATATAGAGTATTCTGAAAATGGATTATTAACAACTATAGCTTGGGGAATTGATAATAAAGTATATTATGCATTAGAAGGAAGTGTTTTTGTAGCCGGATCAGCCATTCAATGGTTACGTGATGGATTGAAGATTATAAAGAATGCAAAAGAAAGTGAGCAATTTGCTAAAAAGGTAGAAGGAGAAAATCCAGTATACGTAGTACCAGCTTTTGCTGGCTTAGGAGCTCCTTATTGGGATATGTATGCAAGAGGCGCTGTTTTTGGATTAACCAGAGATACTGGAAAAGAACATTTAATAAAGGCAACATTAGAATCGTTAGCGTATCAAACAAAAGATGTGCTAATGGTGATGGAAAAAGATAGTAAAATAGCCTTAACATCTTTGAAAGTAGATGGCGGAGCTTGTGTTAATAATTTACTGATGCAGTTTCAATCAAATATACTAAATGTATCTGTTGAGAGACCAGAAGTTATTGAAACTACCGTAATGGGAGCGGCTTATTTAGCAGGGATTTGTGTTGGGTTATGGAAAAAAGAAGATATTATAGAAAGAAGAAGAATAGACAAACAATTTTCTCCAGATTTTTCTGAAGAAAAAAGAGAAAGACTGTATAAAAAATGGCAAAAAGCAGTTGAACGCACAAAAGATTGGATAGATTAA